Proteins encoded in a region of the Prunus persica cultivar Lovell chromosome G4, Prunus_persica_NCBIv2, whole genome shotgun sequence genome:
- the LOC18780622 gene encoding chaperone protein ClpB1 — MDTEEWMGECIKKLQFEDQEKLELAYGVEIEADAVFLACRIIMQYPDVFQFDSRGVGDTQKEILQIKVVELLEEACVKMRDKFEYSRQEEDDLDVFEYLLRRTLVELNEMKKERDPSTQKWSDRVTKEHEELKGTWNQLEMKWMQLQTSRQRYDIRAREALLLERMHERLVFCINEARLKKVNNFSGMLQWIDDHVTELLYTTRKDFRHELTVSSHVIAKAVSPLIDAPPPWLLSEPPLLQNLEQRIAKRVIGQEHVLHAVTAALSRQRPQRRPIGSFLFMCGSGHGRTEIAKALAELLFGDKDMITEFDLAKHTGPNSLSRLIGVLSSHMEPGMKGELSEAVKKRPLGVILFDNVDKAHVSVIDILAEIIGSGYLLDGQGNTVDFTKTLVIMTTNVGCDKFWPWHCKCADEVQKFPGKEGLYDDAWETKHNYCYLSLLRETKQHFRPQFLENVDDVIAFRSLSFQQLKAVARLQLRDIASCMTQKGLIIYPSEAALDIIVQRSTWLGDRINGGEKIRMWLEENLVPVLFEKLAKNGINDFSIMYIEASVETNQLSFSWANCRHSLEEQDVNQLASLRELRLMYRKEKERAKTVYILRKIHNKLITSANAELGHAIAVVQELINTIQDLVTIPSGIKSFLDNPKMVAVAALNEDELRQNKRAKK; from the exons ATGGATACAGAGGAATGGATGGGAGAGTGTATTAAGAAACTCCAATTTGAAGATCAGGAGAAGTTAGAGCTGGCTTATGGTGTCGAAATTGAAGCAGATGCCGTGTTTCTTGCTTGTCGCATCATCATGCAATACCCTGATG tttttcagtttGATAGTAGAGGAGTTGGTGACACCCAGAAGGAAATTTTGCAAATTAAGGTGGTTGAGCTTTTAGAGGAAGCTTGTGTAAAAATGAGGGATAAATTTGAGTACTCTAGACAAGAAGAGGATGATCTAGATGTGTTTGAGTACCTGTTGCGTCGAACACTTGTTgagttaaatgaaatgaagaaagagagagatccaTCCACCCAAAAATGGAGTGATCGT GTGACAAAGGAACATGAAGAATTGAAGGGTACATGGAACCAGTTGGAGATGAAGTGGATGCAGTTACAAACTTCACGGCAGAGATATGACATCAGAGCTCGAGAGGCTCTTTTGTTGGAAAGGATGCACGAAAGGTTGGTGTTCTGTATAAATGAGGCAAGATTAAAGAAGGTGAACAATTTCTCTGGGATGTTGCAATGGATTGATGACCATGTGACTGAGCTTTTATACACAACTCGAAAAGATTTTAGGCATGAGCTAACCGTTAGCTCGCATGTTATTGCGAAG GCAGTGAGCCCCTTGATTGATGCTCCACCACCATGGTTGCTTTCTGAACCACCACTGCTTCAGAACCTTGAACAAAGAATTGCGAAGAGAGTAATTGGACAGGAACATGTCCTACATGCAGTTACTGCTGCTCTGTCAAGGCAGAGGCCTCAGCGACGCCCTATTGGATCCTTCCTCTTCATGTGTGGCTCTGGTCATGGGAGGACAGAAATTGCCAAAGCTTTGGCAGAACTACTTTTTGGAGACAAAGACATGATAACAGAGTTCGATCTGGCAAAACACACAGGTCCAAATTCTCTCTCGCGCCTAATTGGTGTTCTCTCAAG TCACATGGAGCCAGGCATGAAGGGGGAGCTCTCAGAGGCTGTTAAGAAGAGGCCTCTAGGTGTCATTTTGTTTGACAATGTTGACAAAGCTCATGTGTCTGTTATTGACATTCTGGCTGAGATTATAGGTTCTGGTTATCTATTAGATGGTCAGGGGAACACTGTTGACTTCACTAAAACATTGGTAATCATGACAACAAATGTTGGATGTGATAAATTCTGGCCATGGCATTGCAAATGTGCAGACGAAGTTCAAAAGTTCCCTGGCAAAGAAGGGTTATATGATGATGCATGGGAAACAAAACACAATTACTGTTATCTTTCTCTTCTGAGGGAG ACAAAACAGCATTTCAGACCTCAATTTCTTGAAAATGTGGATGATGTGATTGCATTTAGGTCTCTGTCCTTTCAGCAGTTGAAGGCGGTTGCTAGGCTCCAGCTAAGGGACATTGCCAGCTGCATGACACAGAAGGGCCTCATCATATACCCATCTGAAGCTGCATTAGATATTATCGTGCAGAGGTCAACTTGGCTTGGAGATAGAATT AATGGTGGGGAGAAAATAAGGATGTGGCTTGAAGAGAACTTGGTCCCTGTGCTGTTCGAGAAGCTTGCAAAGAACGGGATAAATGATTTTTCTATTATGTATATTGAAGCCTCAGTGGAGACAAACCAATTGTCTTTCAGTTGGGCAAATTGCAGACATTCACTTGAAGAACAAGATGTTAATCAATTAGCATCTTTAAGGGAATTGAGATTGATGTACCGTAAAGAGAAAGAACGGGCAAAGACTGTCTACATTCTAAGAAAAATTCACAACAAATTAATCACTAGTGCTAATGCTGAATTGGGTCATGCTATTGCTGTTGTTCAAGAGCTAATTAATACAATTCAGGATCTAGTTACAATTCCCAGTGGTATCAAGTCCTTCCTCGACAATCCTAAAATG GTGGCAGTGGCTGCCTTGAACGAGGATGAGCTTAGGCAGAACAAGAGGGCTAAAAAGTGA
- the LOC18778895 gene encoding cardiolipin synthase (CMP-forming), mitochondrial, producing MVVFRSLKALIENPKRSRTFLTATASYISAPLQYPTLSYPLSHPLFRLPSQISRTFLSPLSNWIIPFHGPLFLSCPPWKLSQSATPLYLRGNGVVLRKIEASLSLNLIRRRPSFPLPFEVGSLSPAPTVLDRGVGLKEASDDFVNLPNLISISRMVSGPLLGWMIANEWYSSAMVGLAISGATDWLDGYMARRMKINSVVGSYLDPLADKVLIGCVALAMVHEGLLHPGLVGLIVFRDVGLVGGAVYQRASNLEWKWKSWSDFFNIGGTRPEKVEPLFISKLNTVFQLILVAAALLQPEFGTQDTQIYITYLSWLVASTTVTSTAAYGAQHLRRSALTARKS from the exons ATGGTGGTCTTCAGGTCCCTGAAAGCCCTAATTGAAAACCCTAAAAGATCGAGAACCTTCCTCACGGCCACAGCCTCATACATCTCGGCGCCTCTTCAATATCCTACTCTCTCTTACCCTCTCTCTCACCCTCTCTTTCGCTTGCCGTCTCAGATTTCTAGGACCTTtctctctccactctccaATTGGATCATTCCTTTTCACGGACCGCTCTTCCTCTCTTGCCCTCCATGGAAGCTCTCGCAGTCCGCCACTCCGCTCTACCTTCGTGGGAACGGCGTCGTTCTCAGAAAGATCGAAGCTTCCTTAAGCTTGAATCTCATACGGAGGAGACCGAGCTTCCCGCTCCCATTTGAGGTCGGGTCACTCTCGCCTGCTCCGACCGTATTGGATCGTGGTGTCGGGTTGAAAGAGGCCAGTGATGATTTCGTCAATTTGCCCAATTTGATCTCCATAAGTCGAATGGTTTCGGGTCCTTTGCTTGGATG GATGATTGCAAATGAATGGTATTCTTCTGCAATGGTGGGGTTGGCTATCTCTGGGGCAACTGATTGG TTGGATGGATACATGGCTAGGAGGATGAAGATCAATTCTGTTGTTGGCTCCTACCTGGATCCCCTTGCTGACAAG GTTCTTATTGGATGCGTTGCTTTGGCCATGGTGCATGAGGGTCTTCTTCACC CTGGACTTGTTGGACTCATTGTGTTTCGCGATGTTGGTCTTGTTGGTGGTGCAGTATATCAAAGAGCTAGTAACTTGGAGTGGAAG TGGAAAAGTTGGTCCGACTTTTTCAACATTGGTGGAACCCGTCCCGAGAAGGTTGAACCGCTCTTTATTAGTAAG CTTAACACGGTCTTCCAGTTGATTTTAGTTGCGGCAGCTCTGCTTCAACCAGAGTTTGGAACCCAGGATACTCAAATATACATTACATACTTGAG TTGGTTAGTGGCATCAACAACAGTGACTTCTACAGCAGCATACGGAGCACAACACTTGAGGAGATCTGCATTGACTGCTCGGAAATCCTAA
- the LOC18778539 gene encoding pentatricopeptide repeat-containing protein At1g61870, mitochondrial, with amino-acid sequence MSLLSRLRHATLAHHTRHLSTAASVSTKDKTRAALSLLKAEKDPTKILEICKTACLTPESHLDRITFSVAINKLRDDNHYDLIRQFLDDLFVSRPDLKTQRFASHAIVLYGQADMLHDAVRTFEQCDEMGIPRNVKTLNALLLACIFAKNYKEVNRVFLEFPKVYGIEPNLDTYNYVIKAFSESGSTSSAYSVLAEMERKNVKPNANTFGHLLTGFYTEMKFEDVGKVTNLMEKHGFQPGLSTYNIRIKSLCKLRKSAEAKALLDGMLSRGMKANAVTYCHLIHGFCRESNLGEAKKLFKNMVNRGFTPDSDCYYTLVHFLCKGGEFESALQYAKESIEKNWVPNFATIKSLVEGLVSISKVSEARELVGQMKERFTVNQDKWNEIEAGLPQ; translated from the coding sequence ATGTCTCTATTATCTCGCCTCCGCCATGCTACGCTCGCCCACCACACTCGCCACCTCTCCACCGCCGCCTCAGTCTCCACCAAGGACAAGACCAGAGctgccctctctctcctcaaggCCGAGAAAGACCCCACCAAAATCCTCGAAATCTGCAAAACCGCGTGCCTAACCCCCGAGTCTCACCTTGACCGCATCACCTTCTCCGTCGCCATCAACAAGCTCAGAGACGATAACCACTACGACTTGATCCGCCAATTCCTCGACGACCTGTTCGTCTCCCGCCCCGACCTCAAAACGCAGCGTTTCGCTTCCCACGCCATCGTCCTCTATGGCCAGGCCGATATGCTCCACGACGCCGTTCGCACTTTCGAACAGTGCGACGAAATGGGTATCCCTCGGAACGTGAAAACGCTCAACGCTCTGTTGCTTGCTTGCATTTTTGCCAAGAATTACAAGGAGGTAAATAGGGTTTTTCTAGAGTTCCCAAAAGTTTATGGGATTGAGCCCAATTTGGATACTTACAATTATGTGATCAAGGCGTTTTCGGAGTCTGGTTCGACGAGCTCGGCCTATTCGGTGTTGGCCGAGATGGAGAGGAAGAATGTGAAGCCGAATGCGAATACTTTTGGGCATTTGCTTACAGGGTTTTATACTGAGATGAAGTTTGAAGATGTTGGGAAGGTGACGAATTTGATGGAGAAGCATGGGTTTCAACCTGGGCTTAGTACATATAACATTAGGATCAAGAGTTTGTGCAAGTTGAGGAAGTCTGCGGAGGCCAAGGCATTGTTAGATGGAATGTTGTCTAGGGGTATGAAGGCAAATGCAGTCACTTACTGCCATTTGATTCATGGGTTTTGCAGGGAAAGCAATTTGGGTGAAGCAAAGAAGCTGTTTAAGAATATGGTGAACAGGGGCTTCACGCCTGATTCTGACTGCTATTATACTCTTGTTCACTTTCTATGCAAAGGTGGGGAGTTTGAGAGTGCTTTGCAGTATGCTAAGGAGAGTATTGAGAAGAATTGGGTTCCAAATTTCGCAACGATTAAGTCCCTTGTGGAAGGGCTTGTGAGCATTTCCAAGGTATCAGAGGCTCGGGAGCTTGTTGGGCAAATGAAGGAGAGATTCACAGTAAATCAAGATAAGTGGAATGAAATTGAAGCTGGCCTGCCACAGTAA